The Deinococcus wulumuqiensis R12 genome has a window encoding:
- the pruA gene encoding L-glutamate gamma-semialdehyde dehydrogenase, translating into MIKVQEYRPQSFTDFTKEENVKAYQEALAKVRKELVGKHYPLIIDGKEVDTEGKLTSINPCDTAEVVGTTAKATIQDAENALQGAWKAFESWKKWDMDARARILLKAAAILKRRRLEACALMSIEVGKNYAEADVEVAEAIDFLEYYARSAMKYAGFGSSETTWFEGEENGLMSIPLGVGVSISPWNFPCAIFIGMAAAPIVAGNCVIVKPAEDAGLIAGFMVDIMREAGLPAGVLQFLPGVGKEVGEYLVNHAKTRFITFTGSRAVGLHINEVAAKVQPGQKWIKRVIMELGGKDGLIVDETADIENAITAATQGAFGFNGQKCSAMSRLIVVDSVYDEVVSGFVERAKALKIGTGEENANVTAVVNQMSFNKIKGYLELAPQEGKVLLGGEAPGEANGKQGYYIQPTIVGDVQRDSRMAQEEIFGPVVAVLRAKDWQDALDIANSTEYGLTGGVCSSSRERLEQARAEFEVGNLYFNRKITGAIVGVQPFGGYNMSGTDSKAGGPDYLANFMQLKTVTERW; encoded by the coding sequence ATGATCAAAGTTCAAGAATACCGCCCCCAGTCCTTCACCGACTTCACCAAAGAAGAGAACGTCAAGGCTTACCAGGAAGCCCTCGCCAAAGTTCGTAAGGAACTGGTCGGCAAGCATTACCCCCTCATCATCGACGGCAAGGAAGTGGACACCGAAGGGAAGCTGACCAGCATCAACCCCTGCGACACCGCCGAAGTGGTCGGCACCACCGCCAAGGCCACCATTCAGGATGCGGAAAATGCCCTGCAAGGCGCGTGGAAGGCGTTCGAGTCGTGGAAGAAGTGGGACATGGACGCCCGCGCCCGCATTCTGCTGAAGGCCGCCGCGATTCTGAAGCGCCGCCGCCTGGAAGCCTGCGCCCTGATGAGCATCGAGGTGGGCAAGAACTACGCTGAGGCCGACGTGGAAGTGGCCGAAGCGATCGACTTTCTGGAGTACTACGCCCGCTCGGCCATGAAGTACGCGGGCTTCGGCAGCAGCGAAACCACCTGGTTCGAGGGCGAAGAAAACGGCCTGATGAGCATTCCGCTCGGCGTGGGCGTGAGCATCAGCCCCTGGAACTTCCCGTGCGCCATCTTCATCGGCATGGCGGCGGCTCCCATCGTGGCGGGCAACTGCGTGATTGTGAAGCCTGCCGAAGACGCGGGCCTCATCGCGGGCTTCATGGTGGACATCATGCGCGAGGCGGGCCTGCCTGCGGGCGTGTTGCAATTCCTGCCCGGCGTCGGCAAGGAAGTGGGCGAATATCTCGTCAACCACGCCAAAACCCGCTTCATCACCTTCACGGGCAGCCGCGCCGTGGGCCTGCACATCAACGAGGTGGCCGCGAAGGTGCAGCCCGGTCAGAAGTGGATCAAGCGCGTCATCATGGAACTCGGCGGCAAAGACGGCCTGATCGTGGACGAAACCGCCGACATCGAAAACGCGATTACCGCTGCCACGCAGGGCGCGTTCGGCTTCAACGGCCAGAAGTGCAGCGCCATGAGCCGCCTGATCGTGGTGGACAGCGTGTACGACGAAGTGGTCAGCGGCTTCGTGGAACGCGCTAAAGCCCTCAAGATAGGGACGGGCGAGGAAAACGCCAACGTGACCGCCGTGGTGAACCAGATGAGCTTCAACAAAATCAAGGGCTATCTGGAACTGGCCCCGCAGGAAGGCAAAGTGCTGCTGGGCGGCGAGGCCCCCGGCGAAGCGAACGGCAAGCAGGGCTACTACATTCAGCCGACCATCGTGGGCGACGTGCAGCGCGACTCGCGCATGGCGCAGGAAGAAATCTTCGGGCCAGTGGTCGCCGTGCTGCGGGCCAAAGACTGGCAGGACGCGCTCGACATCGCCAACTCCACCGAGTACGGGCTGACCGGCGGCGTGTGCAGCAGCTCCCGCGAACGTCTGGAACAGGCCCGCGCCGAGTTTGAAGTGGGCAACCTGTACTTCAACCGCAAGATTACGGGCGCGATTGTGGGCGTGCAGCCTTTCGGCGGCTACAACATGAGCGGCACCGACAGCAAGGCGGGTGGGCCGGATTACCTGGCGAACTTCATGCAGCTCAAGACGGTGACGGAAAGATGGTGA
- a CDS encoding GNAT family N-acetyltransferase, whose translation MQLPPQQEGFTAYPADLIPEAEADPDSLGVSILDGEDVVGYFVLSRGAQSDKYLPEPDPAGAAIRALSIEERCQGRGVGTAAMAQTADFARRHFPQAEYVFLVVNQRNAHARRVYEKAGFADWFVRDGGEHGPQWVMRRSLP comes from the coding sequence TTGCAGCTTCCGCCGCAGCAGGAGGGCTTCACGGCCTACCCCGCCGACCTGATTCCAGAGGCGGAAGCCGACCCGGACAGCTTGGGCGTCAGCATTCTGGACGGTGAAGACGTGGTGGGGTATTTCGTCCTTTCCAGAGGGGCGCAGAGCGACAAGTATCTGCCGGAACCCGACCCGGCGGGCGCGGCGATTCGGGCGCTGAGCATAGAAGAACGCTGCCAGGGGCGCGGCGTAGGGACGGCGGCGATGGCGCAGACCGCCGATTTTGCCCGTCGGCATTTCCCGCAGGCGGAATATGTGTTCCTGGTGGTCAACCAGCGTAACGCCCACGCCCGGCGCGTGTACGAGAAGGCGGGCTTTGCCGATTGGTTCGTGCGCGACGGAGGCGAACACGGCCCGCAGTGGGTCATGCGGCGCAGCCTGCCTTAA
- a CDS encoding S8 family serine peptidase, producing MKHTRTLFAATLALTLASCGQQLQTPAAAADQPVASQPSSDGEVIAGAYLVGFKQSALSAQSLTEQAAMQAQAIAAAGGVMTSQWTEISAAAVKLSPEALSKLEKNPLVEYVEPDLVRRAQGFKSGSTDAGASKGGNLSSLALTTPPYTASGEYTWGDNALRVEQLRASNYTGAGVAVCIGDTGIDGNHPEFQKKIKGFKNFTADLNRNDPYQLNDVSHHGTHVAGTVFAQYGAGTGASGLQSGMDANGVGGVASGVNLYIARVLGDDGSGSSSGIINGVNWCAAQLKSQGGTESKVVISLSLGGGRASKTEQRAYTSVYNKGVLTVAATGNDGAAVSYPAAYTNVVGIGAIDSAEAKADFSNFGNQVDLVGPGVSVLSSIPLGQGTQASASGGGVTFTQVQAADNTGKGSFSGTIVRAGDGTGTAGANEFCGTSTRNAALSGNIALIARGTCSFEEKTANAVASGARGVMIYNNAAGPLGTSLTNAYSVPVVGILQADGQALLGKLPTTGTVAVTGADYEYFDGTSMATPHVSAAAAVVWAAKPTLTNTQLLNLLTSTAKDLGAAGKDNNFGSGLVQPLKAITGQ from the coding sequence ATGAAGCACACGCGCACCCTGTTCGCCGCCACCCTCGCTCTCACCCTGGCTTCGTGCGGGCAGCAGCTTCAGACGCCTGCCGCCGCAGCGGACCAGCCTGTCGCCAGCCAGCCCAGCAGCGACGGCGAAGTGATTGCCGGAGCCTACCTAGTCGGCTTCAAGCAGAGTGCGCTGAGTGCCCAGAGCCTGACCGAGCAGGCGGCGATGCAGGCGCAGGCCATCGCCGCGGCGGGCGGCGTGATGACCAGCCAGTGGACCGAGATCAGCGCGGCGGCGGTCAAACTCTCGCCCGAGGCGCTGAGCAAGCTGGAGAAAAACCCGCTGGTGGAGTACGTGGAGCCTGATCTGGTGCGCCGCGCCCAGGGCTTCAAGAGCGGCAGCACCGACGCGGGCGCCAGCAAGGGCGGCAACCTGAGCAGCCTCGCCCTGACCACCCCGCCGTACACCGCCAGCGGCGAGTACACCTGGGGCGACAACGCGCTCAGGGTCGAGCAGCTTCGCGCCAGCAACTACACCGGGGCAGGCGTGGCCGTGTGCATCGGTGACACGGGCATCGACGGCAACCACCCCGAGTTCCAGAAGAAAATCAAGGGCTTCAAGAACTTCACGGCGGACCTCAATCGCAACGACCCCTACCAGCTCAACGACGTGTCGCACCACGGCACCCACGTCGCGGGCACGGTGTTCGCCCAGTACGGCGCAGGCACGGGCGCAAGCGGCCTGCAGAGCGGCATGGACGCCAACGGTGTGGGCGGCGTCGCCAGCGGCGTGAACCTGTACATCGCCCGCGTGCTGGGCGACGACGGCTCCGGCAGCTCCAGCGGCATCATCAACGGGGTGAACTGGTGCGCCGCGCAGCTCAAGTCGCAGGGGGGCACCGAGAGCAAGGTCGTCATCAGCCTGTCGCTGGGCGGGGGCCGCGCCAGCAAAACCGAGCAGCGGGCCTACACCAGCGTCTACAACAAAGGCGTGCTGACGGTCGCCGCCACCGGCAACGACGGCGCCGCCGTGTCCTACCCCGCCGCCTACACCAACGTGGTGGGCATCGGCGCCATCGACAGCGCGGAGGCCAAGGCGGACTTCTCCAACTTCGGCAACCAGGTGGACCTCGTCGGCCCCGGCGTGAGCGTGCTGAGCAGCATTCCGCTCGGGCAGGGCACCCAGGCCAGCGCCTCGGGCGGCGGCGTGACCTTCACGCAGGTGCAGGCCGCCGACAACACCGGCAAGGGCAGCTTCAGCGGCACCATCGTCAGGGCGGGAGACGGCACCGGCACGGCGGGCGCGAACGAGTTCTGCGGCACCTCCACCCGCAACGCGGCGCTGAGCGGCAACATCGCCCTGATTGCGCGCGGCACCTGCTCCTTCGAGGAAAAGACCGCCAACGCGGTGGCCAGCGGCGCCAGGGGCGTCATGATCTACAACAACGCGGCGGGCCCCCTGGGCACGAGCCTGACCAACGCCTATAGCGTGCCGGTGGTGGGCATCCTCCAGGCCGATGGGCAAGCGCTGCTGGGCAAGCTGCCGACCACCGGCACCGTCGCGGTCACGGGTGCGGACTACGAATACTTCGACGGCACCAGCATGGCGACCCCGCACGTCAGCGCCGCCGCCGCCGTGGTCTGGGCCGCCAAACCCACGCTGACCAACACCCAACTGCTCAACCTGCTGACCTCCACCGCCAAGGACCTGGGCGCGGCAGGCAAGGACAACAACTTCGGCTCCGGGCTGGTGCAGCCGCTGAAGGCGATCACCGGGCAGTAA
- a CDS encoding phytoene desaturase family protein: protein MKSVGVLGGGLAGLSLACLLAQRGHTVTVYERDRAGGKLRRAAAGGLTFDTGPSLFTFPEVWRTLLARLGETDPLDLRPLPGGLGTQHTPFGAVPLPVPPGHPLFGEWQRYVAGVAPLRPHLLALLTTPPCLTSPGFLRASRVLAGVLRGHLSAEGWVAAHGFSPALAHALRTQALGSGLPPQDAPALYALLPGLLGAEVYRPARGMGAVLDALLAFARARGVVLREASEVTRLDDLLLDGLQLDGLRLTLADGSQVRHDLVVSALDPARLAQLRGRPAPSPLARRTVSGLALYFALPEESGLPATSVLPPSDFAVFRRALHAGELPPDTLTLVHAEGRKLAVLLTVPALPRDLEPGHPWVQAQLRRVQAVTGGPDLGRGAAVTALGPLHYAAGGHPGGAIYGAAAPLWRSGPFHPQPYRLGPGLWQVGTGVHPGGGLPAIFGGALIVDRLMAGPS from the coding sequence GTGAAGTCGGTCGGCGTCCTGGGCGGCGGCCTGGCGGGGCTGTCGCTCGCGTGTCTGCTCGCGCAGCGCGGGCACACGGTCACGGTGTACGAGCGCGACCGCGCCGGGGGCAAACTGCGCCGGGCGGCAGCGGGCGGGCTGACCTTCGACACTGGCCCCAGCCTGTTTACCTTTCCCGAGGTCTGGCGCACCCTGCTCGCCCGGCTGGGGGAAACCGACCCGCTGGACCTGCGCCCGCTGCCGGGCGGCCTGGGCACGCAGCACACGCCGTTCGGCGCGGTGCCCCTGCCGGTGCCGCCGGGACATCCCCTGTTCGGAGAGTGGCAGCGCTACGTCGCCGGGGTCGCGCCGCTGCGCCCTCACCTGCTGGCGCTCCTGACCACCCCACCCTGCCTGACCTCGCCCGGATTTCTGCGGGCCAGCCGGGTGCTTGCGGGGGTACTGCGCGGGCACCTCAGCGCGGAAGGGTGGGTGGCCGCCCACGGGTTTTCCCCGGCCCTCGCGCACGCGCTGCGGACCCAGGCGCTGGGTTCCGGGTTGCCGCCCCAGGACGCCCCGGCGCTCTACGCGCTGCTGCCCGGTTTGCTCGGCGCGGAGGTGTACCGCCCGGCGCGGGGCATGGGCGCGGTGCTGGACGCGCTGCTGGCGTTCGCCCGGGCGCGGGGGGTGGTGCTGCGTGAGGCAAGCGAGGTGACGCGGCTGGACGATCTGCTCCTGGACGGGCTGCAACTGGACGGGCTGCGGCTGACCCTGGCGGATGGGTCACAGGTCCGCCATGACCTCGTGGTGAGTGCCCTGGACCCGGCGCGGCTGGCCCAGTTGCGGGGCCGCCCTGCTCCGTCGCCCCTCGCCCGGCGCACCGTGAGCGGGCTGGCGCTGTATTTCGCGCTGCCGGAGGAGAGCGGTCTGCCCGCCACTTCCGTGCTGCCGCCGTCCGATTTCGCCGTGTTCCGGCGGGCGCTGCACGCGGGCGAGTTGCCGCCCGACACCCTGACCCTCGTTCACGCCGAGGGGCGCAAGCTGGCGGTGCTGCTGACCGTTCCGGCGCTGCCACGCGACCTGGAGCCGGGTCACCCCTGGGTGCAGGCGCAACTGCGGCGGGTGCAGGCCGTGACGGGCGGGCCGGACCTGGGGCGCGGCGCGGCGGTCACGGCGCTGGGTCCCCTCCACTACGCGGCAGGCGGGCATCCCGGCGGGGCGATTTACGGCGCGGCGGCTCCGCTGTGGCGTTCGGGGCCGTTTCACCCGCAGCCTTACCGACTGGGGCCAGGGCTGTGGCAGGTCGGCACCGGGGTCCATCCCGGCGGCGGGTTGCCCGCGATTTTCGGCGGGGCGCTGATCGTGGACCGGCTGATGGCTGGGCCGTCCTGA
- a CDS encoding UbiA family prenyltransferase, whose protein sequence is MSAPPSRLLLPLSRLLVISRPALWVNTIGTLVTGVWLTGRLWTPDSGVLALLLYLTLPFNLLIYGLNDLSDREEDARSSRKGGWQGARLRPEEEGPLLRSTLLVNAPFLLGLALVLPPAATGVLLLSAGLFVAYSLPPLRFKARPFLDGLSNVAYALPLALPALAFGVAVPWAPLLALMSYSVGKHAFDAAQDIPADRAAGTRTVATTLGTRGTAAYALAWFLLAGALLWPVSRLTALALALTCGGMALALLLWPTPGQAGRLYPLSIVTPWIVGSVAGVQLVFLLARGRWDGL, encoded by the coding sequence ATGTCCGCCCCGCCGTCCCGTCTCCTGCTGCCCCTCTCCCGCCTGCTGGTCATTTCGCGTCCGGCGCTGTGGGTCAACACCATCGGCACGCTGGTGACGGGCGTGTGGCTGACCGGGCGGCTCTGGACGCCCGATTCCGGGGTGCTGGCGCTGCTGCTGTACCTGACCTTGCCCTTCAACCTGCTGATTTATGGCCTCAATGACCTGTCCGACCGTGAGGAAGACGCCCGCTCCAGCCGCAAGGGAGGCTGGCAGGGCGCCCGGCTCCGGCCCGAGGAGGAGGGGCCGCTGCTGCGCTCCACGCTGCTGGTCAACGCGCCTTTTTTGCTGGGGCTGGCGCTGGTGCTGCCCCCCGCCGCCACCGGGGTGCTGCTGCTCTCTGCCGGGTTGTTTGTCGCCTACAGCCTGCCGCCGCTGCGCTTCAAGGCCCGCCCCTTTCTGGACGGGCTGAGCAACGTGGCCTACGCCTTGCCGCTGGCGCTGCCCGCGCTGGCGTTCGGGGTGGCTGTGCCCTGGGCGCCGCTGCTCGCCCTGATGAGCTACTCGGTGGGCAAGCACGCCTTCGACGCCGCGCAGGACATTCCCGCCGACCGCGCCGCTGGCACCCGCACGGTGGCGACCACGCTGGGCACGCGCGGCACGGCGGCCTACGCCCTGGCCTGGTTTCTGCTCGCCGGGGCGCTGCTGTGGCCGGTGTCGCGCCTGACCGCGCTGGCCCTGGCGCTGACCTGCGGCGGCATGGCGCTGGCCCTGCTGCTCTGGCCGACCCCTGGGCAGGCGGGGCGGCTCTATCCCCTGAGCATCGTCACGCCCTGGATCGTGGGCAGCGTGGCGGGCGTGCAGCTCGTCTTTCTGCTGGCGCGGGGCCGGTGGGACGGCCTGTGA
- the glmU gene encoding bifunctional UDP-N-acetylglucosamine diphosphorylase/glucosamine-1-phosphate N-acetyltransferase GlmU: protein MTQQPRPLDVLILAAGQGTRMNSALPKVLHPIAGRPMVAWAVKAAQELGARTVVVVTGHGAEKVEAALQQPGVAFARQERQLGTGDAFLSGASALTEGGADILVLYGDTPLLRPETLRDLVASHREQGSAMTVLTGELPDATGYGRIVRGAGGEVERIVEQKDATEEERAIGEFNSGVYVFDERAPELAKKIGNDNKAGEYYLTDLLGLYRAGGAHVRAFRLSDPDEVLGANDRVGLTQLEAILQRRIHEGHLKAGVSLSLPGTVLIEDTVQIGRDVTIEPGVILRGQTRIAEGAVIGAYSVVTDSIIHERAVIKAHSVLEQAEVGAGSDVGPFARLRPGTVLSEGVHIGNFVETKNARLDAGVKAGHLAYLGDVEIGAETNVGAGTIVANFDGLNKHQSKVGAGVFIGSNTTLIAPRVVGDAAFIAGGSAIHDDVPEGAMAVARSKQRNIGGWARRYWSAPERREKLAKKLPWLAGWLEKGEGRE, encoded by the coding sequence ATGACCCAACAACCCCGTCCCCTGGACGTTCTGATTCTTGCCGCCGGGCAAGGTACCCGCATGAACTCCGCCCTTCCCAAGGTGCTGCACCCCATTGCGGGCCGCCCGATGGTCGCGTGGGCCGTGAAAGCCGCGCAGGAACTCGGCGCCCGCACGGTCGTGGTGGTGACCGGGCACGGAGCGGAGAAGGTGGAAGCCGCCCTGCAACAGCCCGGCGTGGCGTTTGCCCGTCAGGAGCGGCAGCTCGGCACCGGCGACGCTTTTCTGAGCGGGGCCTCGGCCCTCACGGAAGGCGGCGCCGACATTCTGGTGCTCTACGGCGACACGCCGCTGCTGCGCCCTGAAACCCTGCGCGATCTGGTCGCCAGCCACCGCGAGCAGGGCAGCGCCATGACCGTGCTGACCGGCGAACTGCCCGACGCCACCGGCTACGGGCGCATCGTGCGCGGCGCGGGCGGCGAGGTGGAGCGCATCGTGGAGCAGAAAGACGCCACCGAGGAAGAAAGGGCCATAGGCGAATTCAACTCCGGGGTGTACGTCTTCGACGAGCGGGCGCCCGAACTCGCCAAGAAAATCGGCAACGACAACAAGGCGGGCGAGTACTACCTGACCGACCTGCTGGGGCTGTACCGCGCAGGGGGCGCCCACGTCCGCGCCTTCCGGCTGAGCGACCCCGACGAGGTGCTGGGGGCCAACGACCGCGTGGGGCTGACGCAGCTGGAAGCCATCTTGCAGCGCCGCATCCACGAGGGGCACCTGAAAGCGGGCGTGAGCCTCTCGCTGCCCGGCACGGTCCTGATCGAGGACACCGTGCAGATCGGGCGCGACGTGACCATCGAACCCGGCGTGATTCTGCGCGGCCAGACCCGGATTGCCGAGGGCGCCGTGATCGGGGCCTACTCGGTCGTGACCGACTCCATCATCCACGAGCGGGCGGTCATCAAGGCCCACAGCGTGCTGGAACAGGCCGAGGTGGGCGCGGGCAGCGACGTGGGGCCGTTCGCCCGCTTGCGCCCCGGCACGGTGCTGAGCGAGGGGGTCCACATCGGCAACTTCGTGGAAACCAAGAACGCGCGGCTCGACGCGGGCGTCAAGGCCGGACACCTCGCCTACCTGGGCGACGTGGAAATCGGCGCGGAAACGAACGTCGGCGCGGGCACCATCGTCGCCAACTTCGATGGGCTGAACAAGCACCAGAGCAAAGTGGGCGCGGGCGTCTTCATCGGCTCGAACACCACCCTGATTGCCCCGCGTGTGGTGGGAGACGCGGCCTTCATCGCGGGCGGCAGCGCCATTCACGACGACGTGCCCGAGGGCGCGATGGCCGTCGCCCGCAGCAAGCAGCGCAACATCGGGGGCTGGGCGCGGCGCTACTGGTCGGCCCCCGAACGCCGCGAGAAGCTGGCGAAGAAGCTGCCCTGGCTGGCCGGGTGGCTGGAGAAGGGGGAGGGGAGAGAGTAG